The following proteins are co-located in the Triticum aestivum cultivar Chinese Spring chromosome 1A, IWGSC CS RefSeq v2.1, whole genome shotgun sequence genome:
- the LOC123189169 gene encoding E3 SUMO-protein ligase SIZ1 isoform X1 codes for MADLASSCKDKLAYFRIKELKDILHQLGLPKQGKKQDLIDRVLALLSDEQGQRHHGWGRKNSFTKEAVAKIVDDIYSRKMQIQSAPDLATRSHTGSDLFRPKDEVNDSFQPQPVSKVRCICDSKLLNDNMIQCEDDRCHVWQHMSCVLVPDKPTEGVGPEVPPHFYCELCRLSRADPFWVTTGNPLPPLKFMSSGVANDGTSVLQTVEKTFQLSRADRETVQRSEYDLQVWCILMNDKVQFRMQWPQYAELEVNGFAVRVVTRPGSQLLGINGRDDGPLITTCSREGTNKICLRRVDNRTFCFGVRVAKRRSVPQVLNLVPKEAEGESFEDALTRVRRCLGGGDTAENADSDSDLEVVTESVTVNLRCPNSGSRMKTAGRFKPCIHMGCFDLDTFVELNQRSRKWQCPICLKNYSLENLMIDPYFNRITSLLRDCSEDVNEIDIKPDGSWRVKGDVPTRELSQWHMPDGTLCISKEDNKPGVENFNELKIEGTSDGHKSLKIGIKRKNGIWEVSNKADDKKPSVVGNITQNNITFRTPNTFPMSSSPTGSYRDGEDTSVNQEGSMHIDLSLNNGHEFESFPLNFRQTYNTEDTSQQLSAGDVIVLSDSDEENDTIVCPPTVYDNTTANDSGFPFATSGAGFTGRYQEDAGVGTSGLGLLSNNADDFEMTNWQMPYSQPEQGYQFFGDGTADTYVGSHNSFSITPNDYSLDCNVGIEEASVAHDLPVYRSNNEMHGSLVDNPLAFGGDDPSLQLFLPSQPSSASLQEEPSERVNASNGVQSDDWISLTLAAGGGGNEEPATANGLNLQEQIRSNETGVEPLIDAASVLPSTNNDRDDGANLNPRRIDHIFSHPRQPRSRSVRPRLCLSIDSDSE; via the exons atggcggaccTGGCTTCCTCCTGCAAG GATAAACTGGCATACTTTCGAATAAAGGAACTCAAAGATATCTTGCACCAGTTAGGCCTACCAAAGCAAGGAAAGAAGCAG GATCTTATTGACAGGGTATTGGCACTGTTATCAGATGAGCAAG GTCAAAGGCATCATGGGTGGGGAAGAAAAAATTCTTTCACAAAGGAGGCAGTGGCAAAAATTGTTGATGATATATACAG CAGGAAAATGCAAATCCAATCTGCTCCCGATCTAGCCACCAGGTCGCACACTGGATCAGATTTGTTCCGGCCTAAAGATGAAGTCAACGACTCCTTCCAGCCACAGCCGGTGTCTAAGGTCCGCTGCATTTGTGATAGCAAGTTGCTAAATGATAATATGATCCAG TGTGAGGATGATCGATGCCACGTGTGGCAACATATGAGTTGTGTGCTCGTTCCAGATAAGCCAACTGAGGGTGTTGGCCCTGAAGTTCCACCCCATTTCTACTGTGAATTATGCCGACTAAGTCGGGCAGACCC GTTTTGGGTCACTACAGGAAATCCATTACCACCTCTCAAATTCATGTCATCTGGTGTTGCAAATGATGG AACAAGTGTACTTCAAACCGTGGAGAAAACCTTCCAACTTTCTCGAGCGGATAGGGAAACAGTTCAGAGATCAGAATATGATCTCCAG GTTTGGTGCATTCTTATGAATGATAAAGTTCAGTTCAGGATGCAGTGGCCCCAATATGCAGAATTGGAAGTGAATG GTTTTGCTGTACGAGTAGTGACCAGACCTGGTTCTCAGTTGCTAGGCATAAATGGACGGGATGATGGGCCATTG ATAACCACATGCAGTAGAGAAGGAACTAACAAGATCTGCTTACGAAGGGTTGATAATCGAACATTTTGCTTTGGAGTCCGAGTTGCTAAGAGGAGGAGTGTTCCTCAG GTTTTAAATTTAGTTCCAAAGGAAGCTGAAGGTGAGTCTTTTGAGGATGCTCTTACTCGTGTTCGGCGCTGTCTCGGAGGTGGAGATACTGCGGAGAATGCTGATAGTGACAGTGATTTGGAAGTGGTTACTGAATCTGTTACAGTCAATCTTCGTTGCCCT AATAGTGGATCCAGAATGAAGACTGCTGGAAGGTTCAAGCCTTGCATTCACATGGGTTGTTTTGATCTCGACACCTTCGTGGAACTGAATCAGCGGTCACGCAAG TGGCAGTGTCCAATATGTTTAAAGAACTACTCTCTTGAGAATTTGATGATTGATCCTTACTTCAATCGGATTACTTCTCTG TTGCGTGATTGTAGTGAAGATGTCAATGAGATTGATATTAAGCCAGATGGATCTTGGCGTGTAAAGGGTGATGTACCAACTAGGGAATTATCTCAGTGGCATATGCCTGATGGCACGCTCTGTATCTCGAAGGAAGATAACAAACCTGGTGTTGAGAATTTTAATGAACTCAAGATAGAAGGTACTTCTGATGGCCATAAGAGTTTAAAAATTGGAATCAAGAGAAAAAATGGAATTTGGGAAGTTAGTAACAAAGCAGATGACAAGAAGCCTTCTGTGGTAGGAAATATCACCCAGAACAATATTACTTTCCGTACTCCAAACACTTTCCCTATGAGCAGTAGTCCTACTGGGAGTTATAGAGATGGGGAAGACACAAGTGTTAACCAAGAGGGCAGTATGCATATTGATTTATCATTGAACAATGGCCATGAGTTTGAAAGTTTTCCTCTCAATTTTCGCCAAACATATAATACCGAGGATACATCACAACAACTTAGTGCTGGAGATGTCATTGTTCTTAGTGATTCTGATGAAGAGAATGATACAATTGTTTGCCCACCAACTGTCTACGACAATACTACTGCGAATGACAGTGGTTTTCCTTTTGCCACTAGTGGTGCTGGATTTACTGGAAGATACCAGGAAGATGCTGGCGTTGGTACTAGTGGCCTTGGTTTATTAAGCAACAATGCTGATGATTTTGAGATGACTAATTGGCAAATGCCCTATTCCCAACCGGAGCAAGGCTACCAGTTTTTCGGGGATGGCACCGCCGATACTTATGTTGGTTCGCACAATTCCTTTAGCATTACACCAAACGACTATTCCCTTGATTGTAATGTTGGCATTGAGGAGGCTTCTGTAGCTCATGATCTTCCAGTTTACCGCAGTAATAATGAAATGCATGGAAGTTTGGTTGATAACCCATTGGCTTTCGGTGGTGACGATCCTTCTTTGCAACTTTTTCTTCCAAGTCAGCCTTCTTCTGCTTCCCTTCAGGAAGAACCAAGTGAGCGTGTAAATGCATCAAATGGGGTTCAGTCTGATGATTGGATCTCTCTTACGCTCGCAGCTGGTGGAGGTGGTAATGAAGAGCCTGCAACTGCTAATGGTTTAAATTTGCAAGAACAAATACGGTCAAATGAGACAGGAGTGGAACCATTAATTGACGCCG CTTCTGTGCTTCCAAGCACAAACAATGACAGAGATGATGGAGCTAATTTAAACCCAAGAAGGATTGACCATATATTTTCTCATCCTCGCCAGCCTCGGTCTCGGTCGGTCCGGCCTCGACTTTGTTTATCAATAGATTCTGACTCTGAGTAG
- the LOC123189169 gene encoding E3 SUMO-protein ligase SIZ1 isoform X2 encodes MADLASSCKDKLAYFRIKELKDILHQLGLPKQGKKQDLIDRVLALLSDEQGQRHHGWGRKNSFTKEAVAKIVDDIYRKMQIQSAPDLATRSHTGSDLFRPKDEVNDSFQPQPVSKVRCICDSKLLNDNMIQCEDDRCHVWQHMSCVLVPDKPTEGVGPEVPPHFYCELCRLSRADPFWVTTGNPLPPLKFMSSGVANDGTSVLQTVEKTFQLSRADRETVQRSEYDLQVWCILMNDKVQFRMQWPQYAELEVNGFAVRVVTRPGSQLLGINGRDDGPLITTCSREGTNKICLRRVDNRTFCFGVRVAKRRSVPQVLNLVPKEAEGESFEDALTRVRRCLGGGDTAENADSDSDLEVVTESVTVNLRCPNSGSRMKTAGRFKPCIHMGCFDLDTFVELNQRSRKWQCPICLKNYSLENLMIDPYFNRITSLLRDCSEDVNEIDIKPDGSWRVKGDVPTRELSQWHMPDGTLCISKEDNKPGVENFNELKIEGTSDGHKSLKIGIKRKNGIWEVSNKADDKKPSVVGNITQNNITFRTPNTFPMSSSPTGSYRDGEDTSVNQEGSMHIDLSLNNGHEFESFPLNFRQTYNTEDTSQQLSAGDVIVLSDSDEENDTIVCPPTVYDNTTANDSGFPFATSGAGFTGRYQEDAGVGTSGLGLLSNNADDFEMTNWQMPYSQPEQGYQFFGDGTADTYVGSHNSFSITPNDYSLDCNVGIEEASVAHDLPVYRSNNEMHGSLVDNPLAFGGDDPSLQLFLPSQPSSASLQEEPSERVNASNGVQSDDWISLTLAAGGGGNEEPATANGLNLQEQIRSNETGVEPLIDAASVLPSTNNDRDDGANLNPRRIDHIFSHPRQPRSRSVRPRLCLSIDSDSE; translated from the exons atggcggaccTGGCTTCCTCCTGCAAG GATAAACTGGCATACTTTCGAATAAAGGAACTCAAAGATATCTTGCACCAGTTAGGCCTACCAAAGCAAGGAAAGAAGCAG GATCTTATTGACAGGGTATTGGCACTGTTATCAGATGAGCAAG GTCAAAGGCATCATGGGTGGGGAAGAAAAAATTCTTTCACAAAGGAGGCAGTGGCAAAAATTGTTGATGATATATACAG GAAAATGCAAATCCAATCTGCTCCCGATCTAGCCACCAGGTCGCACACTGGATCAGATTTGTTCCGGCCTAAAGATGAAGTCAACGACTCCTTCCAGCCACAGCCGGTGTCTAAGGTCCGCTGCATTTGTGATAGCAAGTTGCTAAATGATAATATGATCCAG TGTGAGGATGATCGATGCCACGTGTGGCAACATATGAGTTGTGTGCTCGTTCCAGATAAGCCAACTGAGGGTGTTGGCCCTGAAGTTCCACCCCATTTCTACTGTGAATTATGCCGACTAAGTCGGGCAGACCC GTTTTGGGTCACTACAGGAAATCCATTACCACCTCTCAAATTCATGTCATCTGGTGTTGCAAATGATGG AACAAGTGTACTTCAAACCGTGGAGAAAACCTTCCAACTTTCTCGAGCGGATAGGGAAACAGTTCAGAGATCAGAATATGATCTCCAG GTTTGGTGCATTCTTATGAATGATAAAGTTCAGTTCAGGATGCAGTGGCCCCAATATGCAGAATTGGAAGTGAATG GTTTTGCTGTACGAGTAGTGACCAGACCTGGTTCTCAGTTGCTAGGCATAAATGGACGGGATGATGGGCCATTG ATAACCACATGCAGTAGAGAAGGAACTAACAAGATCTGCTTACGAAGGGTTGATAATCGAACATTTTGCTTTGGAGTCCGAGTTGCTAAGAGGAGGAGTGTTCCTCAG GTTTTAAATTTAGTTCCAAAGGAAGCTGAAGGTGAGTCTTTTGAGGATGCTCTTACTCGTGTTCGGCGCTGTCTCGGAGGTGGAGATACTGCGGAGAATGCTGATAGTGACAGTGATTTGGAAGTGGTTACTGAATCTGTTACAGTCAATCTTCGTTGCCCT AATAGTGGATCCAGAATGAAGACTGCTGGAAGGTTCAAGCCTTGCATTCACATGGGTTGTTTTGATCTCGACACCTTCGTGGAACTGAATCAGCGGTCACGCAAG TGGCAGTGTCCAATATGTTTAAAGAACTACTCTCTTGAGAATTTGATGATTGATCCTTACTTCAATCGGATTACTTCTCTG TTGCGTGATTGTAGTGAAGATGTCAATGAGATTGATATTAAGCCAGATGGATCTTGGCGTGTAAAGGGTGATGTACCAACTAGGGAATTATCTCAGTGGCATATGCCTGATGGCACGCTCTGTATCTCGAAGGAAGATAACAAACCTGGTGTTGAGAATTTTAATGAACTCAAGATAGAAGGTACTTCTGATGGCCATAAGAGTTTAAAAATTGGAATCAAGAGAAAAAATGGAATTTGGGAAGTTAGTAACAAAGCAGATGACAAGAAGCCTTCTGTGGTAGGAAATATCACCCAGAACAATATTACTTTCCGTACTCCAAACACTTTCCCTATGAGCAGTAGTCCTACTGGGAGTTATAGAGATGGGGAAGACACAAGTGTTAACCAAGAGGGCAGTATGCATATTGATTTATCATTGAACAATGGCCATGAGTTTGAAAGTTTTCCTCTCAATTTTCGCCAAACATATAATACCGAGGATACATCACAACAACTTAGTGCTGGAGATGTCATTGTTCTTAGTGATTCTGATGAAGAGAATGATACAATTGTTTGCCCACCAACTGTCTACGACAATACTACTGCGAATGACAGTGGTTTTCCTTTTGCCACTAGTGGTGCTGGATTTACTGGAAGATACCAGGAAGATGCTGGCGTTGGTACTAGTGGCCTTGGTTTATTAAGCAACAATGCTGATGATTTTGAGATGACTAATTGGCAAATGCCCTATTCCCAACCGGAGCAAGGCTACCAGTTTTTCGGGGATGGCACCGCCGATACTTATGTTGGTTCGCACAATTCCTTTAGCATTACACCAAACGACTATTCCCTTGATTGTAATGTTGGCATTGAGGAGGCTTCTGTAGCTCATGATCTTCCAGTTTACCGCAGTAATAATGAAATGCATGGAAGTTTGGTTGATAACCCATTGGCTTTCGGTGGTGACGATCCTTCTTTGCAACTTTTTCTTCCAAGTCAGCCTTCTTCTGCTTCCCTTCAGGAAGAACCAAGTGAGCGTGTAAATGCATCAAATGGGGTTCAGTCTGATGATTGGATCTCTCTTACGCTCGCAGCTGGTGGAGGTGGTAATGAAGAGCCTGCAACTGCTAATGGTTTAAATTTGCAAGAACAAATACGGTCAAATGAGACAGGAGTGGAACCATTAATTGACGCCG CTTCTGTGCTTCCAAGCACAAACAATGACAGAGATGATGGAGCTAATTTAAACCCAAGAAGGATTGACCATATATTTTCTCATCCTCGCCAGCCTCGGTCTCGGTCGGTCCGGCCTCGACTTTGTTTATCAATAGATTCTGACTCTGAGTAG
- the LOC123189190 gene encoding serine/arginine repetitive matrix protein 1, whose translation MKQPAASPGRAEKPQLPAPPGLARLLLSKSRRGARSRRAPATSPMFVSRGRTRAAAAAAGAGGEPSSPKVTCIGQVRMRKGKKGSKKGAPAAPPPPPPAKEEKARGYCRCLKKAFLCGGLFDFDRTRRRKGPPPEAERTRRSPWVFSSRDVAVAAAPKPPDPASDRAEEEGEEDDKSAGAFGSAERYEKASDPGTDSGGKEEEEECEEEAAELVSSATTTPPKNALLLMRCRSAPQNRSSPLTSRFAAGAAPSPVQEMAADFAAESIAATPPRASPSPRKPDMVSPWASPSPRKPDMVSPWASPSPRKPDMLQSPRASPSPRKPDMVAVESNDEKRQEMAVSTQEDEEKPHEQDHEADDEEEEEDEAEEMRCSSARPLVLQRCKSEPATTAAAKMSTGAGAEGAPSGCFWANGGSSGRRRHAPQMSPAAAAAAVALTGH comes from the coding sequence ATGAAGCAGCCGGCGGCGAGCCCGGGGCGCGCGGAGAAGCCGCAGCTGCCGGCGCCGCCGGGGCTGGCGCGGCTGCTGCTCAGCAAGAGCCGGCGCGGGGCGCGGTCGCGCCGCGCGCCGGCCACGTCGCCCATGTTCGTGTCGCGGGGCCGGacccgcgcggcggcggcggcggcgggggcgggcggggAGCCGTCGTCGCCCAAGGTCACCTGCATTGGCCAGGTGCGGATGCGCAAGGGGAAGAAGGGCAGCAAGAAGGGGGCGCCtgcggcgccgcccccgccgccgccggccaaggaggagaaggCCAGGGGCTACTGCCGGTGCCTCAAGAAGGCGTTCCTCTGCGGCGGGCTCTTCGACTTCGACCGGACGCGCCGGCGCAAGGGGCCGCCGCCGGAGGCGGAGCGCACCCGCCGGTCGCCCTGGGTGTTCAGCAGCAGGGACGtggccgtcgccgccgcgcccaaGCCGCCGGATCCGGCCAGCGACCGCgccgaggaggagggggaggaggacgaCAAGTCGGCGGGAGCCTTCGGCTCGGCGGAGAGATACGAGAAGGCGAGTGACCCGGGGACCGACAGCGgtggcaaggaggaggaggaagagtgcgAGGAGGAGGCTGCGGAGCTCGTGTCGTCGGCCACCACCACGCCGCCCAAAAACGCTCTGCTCCTCATGCGCTGCCGCTCCGCGCCGCAGAACCGCTCGTCCCCGCTCACCTCCAGGttcgccgccggcgccgcgccgtCGCCGGTCCAGGAAATGGCCGCCGATTTCGCGGCGGAGTCGATCGCCGCGACGCCACCTCGGGCGTCCCCCTCCCCGCGCAAGCCGGACATGGTGTCACCTTGGGCGTCCCCCTCTCCGCGCAAGCCGGACATGGTGTCCCCTTGGGCGTCTCCCTCCCCGCGGAAGCCGGACATGTTGCAGTCACCACGGGCGTCGCCATCTCCGCGCAAGCCGGACATGGTGGCGGTGGAAAGCAACGACGAGAAGCGGCAAGAAATGGCAGTATCCACGCAGGAAGACGAGGAGAAGCCGCACGAACAAGATCACGAagccgacgacgaggaggaggaggaagacgaagcgGAAGAGATGCGGTGCTCGTCGGCGCGGCCACTGGTGCTGCAGAGGTGCAAGTCGGAGCCGGCGACGACCGCTGCGGCGAAGATGTCTACCGGTGCCGGGGCCGAGGGGGCGCCGTCTGGCTGCTTCTGGGCCAACGGCGGGAGCAGCGGGCGGCGGAGGCACGCGCCGCAGATGtcgccggcggccgccgccgctgcGGTGGCTTTGACCGGTCACTGA